The sequence TATGAAGGTGTATGCACTggcatacatacacatccctgtacatgtactagcttacttaattatccttaaaaagttttaatttggagctaattatgtaattatacaacatgctaaacacagggtgttacatgTACGTATGGAACACGTAGGATAACATGAACTATTAAGGAGAATTAGAACTACCTATATAAAACGAACGGAGTGTGTCCTCCACTCTAAAAGGAAAAACTGTGCCATTCAATCTAGAAAATAAAATGTGTATCGCCCGATTTTGAAACCTACTTTGTATCTTGGTAATTTCTACTATTTAAAAAGAAGTTAGAACCCCCGATGTCCGTTTTACCATCCACTCACTCTTCGCTGCGTTCTCCATCCATTTTGTTACGAAGCAGGTGATCAAATATAACCGACATCCATTAGGAAAAAATATCGAAAAAATATCTTCCCAATAGACATCCATTCAATATGTATAAATTCACACTCAAATCAATAAAAGAAACACTTGGACTATTCATTCTCTACTTTCTGTTCCCTGTCTTTCACATTTCAATTCTAAACACATTCCACGTCTGCCCTTCGTCTAGCCTATGTGCGCCGGCAGGTCGGCCACGCTTCTCAGGACAGTCGTTGTATGCACGCATCTCCCGCGTGGCCGCGCGCCATTTAGTCATTGATGCCTTTCCCACCATCCATTACTTGTTGGCTGCTGTTGACACATGAGCATGTTCTAGATCACTGATGGTAAAGATGGCGCCCCCTAGTCGGAATGTCGGATGATGCGGAAGATCAGCTGAAAGCGGTAAGATTAAGCTAAAAAATCAACTCTGAGACGAAAAAAGGATGGAAGATTACAAATTCACACATGAAAACCACGAAAACATCAGTTACTCGTGAACTATCACCATATGTATAGAGGGGGCTGCCGGACCCGACTGGTCCCTGCTGGCAGCTCCCGGGGGGCGACCCGGGTTCGATCCCCGGCGCTCCCCCCGGGGCGCTTGTTTATTTCCTCTGCAAATGGATGAGTGTGGGCCCCcgtttctaaaaataaataaataaatcaccATATGTATAACTACAAGGACTCATCATGAGAGCAAAGAGACTACCAGGAGCTAAATCACTCTGAATCCTTCCAGCACTGAAGGCAGCAACGTTAGACTATCTCCAAAGGATTTCTATCAATGAATAAAATCCCTTCATGAAgggattttcttttctttaaggTTCCAACGGTTTTACTTTACGGTTCCCGTTACGAAGGGATTCACAAATTCATTCTTTTCAGGAtaagattctctctcctttaccttcacgaatcccttcgaaaggaagctgttagaaatgagagaaaataaaaggaataggaACGGGAAgaggaatcgggaagggaacgaaatgaagagaatatgattaTAGATGGTTAGTGGGCGACGGAGAGACAGAATGGGATAAAATTAAACCAGATTTACATACTTTTGGGATCCAGGTAACACTATCTTCATACGTCCAATCTTTGCAGCACAATTCCTATCCTAtgattctagtttttttttaggcGGCTCAATGTGAAGAGCCCAAATTCGCCTAGTTTAGAACCTGTAGATGTTTGGTCGTTTGGTACGCCATGTGTGAGCATGTAACATAGGTTGACGAAGTGTGATGGCCAACACTGTGAAATCTCGTACTCCAAAACGGAACAACGTTTACACCATTCTTTCTGGTAAATTGGACAGGACAAGTTAGCTTAAAAGAAAAGAACTAGGCATTTTTACAGATAGGAACACAATGACGACACATCCTTCAAAAGTATGCGAAATATGTTCTAGTAGCAAAGCATAAAAAAGTCATGGCCATGGATGTCCGCTCTAGGATATACACCTTTAAAGAAGCCGGCAAATTTCCAGCTACTCTGTCCGCTAGCCACTTGATTTTGTCAGAAGCCATAGTGACAAAACTGTCAATTTCCTCCTCACATTGCTCATAGACAACAAAGACAATGAATAAGTGTCAAGGATTAAtctctgacaatgattccagATATagcggacgacgacgacggatgTGTGATCTGCATTCTGAGTATGCCTGCGAAATATGCGTGGGATCCAGGTAACACTATCTTCATACGTCCAATCTTTGCAGCACAATTCCTATCCTAtgattctagttttttttacgAGGCGGCTCAATGTGAAGAGCCCAAATTCGCCTAGCTGTAGATGTTTGGTCGTTTGGTCGCCATGTGTGAGCATGTAACACAGGTTGACGAAGTGTGCTGGCCAACACTGTGAAATCTCGTACTCCAAAACGGAACAACGTTTACACCATTCTTTCTGTATGTCAACTCCAAATTCTATAAATCAGTCAGCAAGGCCTCGCAATTCACAAAAACTTGTTGATCAAGAATCTGGCAAGAACAATCAAACATTCGGGTAAATTGGACAGGACAAGTTAGCTTAAAAGAAAAGAACTAGGCATTTTTACAGATAGGAACACAATGACGACACATCCTTCAAAAGTATATGAAACATATTCTAGTAGCAAAGCATAAAAAAGTCATGGTCATGGATGTCCGCTCTAGGATATATACACCTTTAAAGAAGCCGGCAAATTTCCAGCTACTCTGTCCGCTAGCCACTTGATTTTGTCAGAAGCCATAGCGACAAAACTGTCAATTTCTTCCTCACATTGCTCATAGACAATGAAGACAATGAACAAGGATGCCAGTACTGCATTCAGGATTTCAGGCGAGGAGAGAATCAGATGATAAATTTATATTATGACAGTAAATGAGCAGTTGAACTCAATGTAAGTGGCAAAAGATTAATCCCTTACCAAGACCCATCAGAACTCTGAATTGAAAGTTCAGCATTAGTTTGATACTGTATAAAAAAGCAAGTACCTGTAACATAACAAAGAGACTATGGATCAACCATTTATAACACAAAAATAATTGTCATTGTTGAACCATTCTTGCAACAAGAAGGATTATTTAAGCAGGGTGAGTTATTCACCAACTGAGATGGAATGAATGAATCCTTCTGACAATCACTTAACCAAGTAACTTACAAACATCAACCATGCATGATGAAAGAACTGATGAAGTTTAGATACAGCAAGACAGTTTACACAAGCTAACCATAGACTCGAATCGCTTAACATGACTGCAGGAACATCCAGAATAGTAGAAGTGCGCACATATTAAAGTTTGTTCAAACCAACTTAACCTAATCCTATAACTGACAGAAAAACAAAAGACAGTTTATGAATTTGGTAGAGTGATAAACCACTGCTGCTAATCACCGAACTAGATCAAATTCAAATGGCATATGTGGGCTCAACTCAAACAGCCCAAACTTAATAGGCAGCACCTACTGGAAAATGGCACATCACATTGGGTattctaataaaataaaaacttcCAGGATACGCTGTTCTCAACAAAACTGAACACAAACCTTTAAAAGGGTACTCCAATCATCACCTTCAGCTAGAATCCTCAATTTACCAATGCCCCTATTCCATGCGGAAGCCAGGCACATAAGTGAATTCCTCACCACTGAGTGTGATACTTCAAAATAATCAGAAGTAACCTTCTCAACTGTAAAACCAAACCTGCAATAGGAGTTCAACTTCAGTACTCAGATATAATACAAAACGAAATCTTTTTGTGTGAATTAGGGAACACCAATATCAGATTGGTCTACTTTTCAACATAAATAAAACATCACAGAACACAAACCAATACACATACACTTGTGGAGGCAGCACACCATGGATGAAAAGAGCAAGGGAGATCACTAGAAGAAATTTGGCAGCTGACAAAATGAAAGTTCTATCTGAAAGCAGGAACCAGTAGAACAGCAGAAACAATACTGTGACAAAGGAAAAAGTTCTCTTTTCATCCCTCCAAAGAAGAATATCAGCAGCTGCAGTAGAAGAATAACAGGTCAACAAGgcaaaaacatatataaatcaCAACGAAGTGATGACTAGGTAACAATGAAAAGCGTTCTACACAAAACTGTATCAGAAAATTTTGGTTTCCAAAGTTCCAGTTCATACAATTTGGTGGAAAGCAAAAAAGAAGATCAGAAAGCTATTTTCCAAGAAAAAGATTATATCACCGGTTCCACTGCCTAGCAGCTTATCTGCTTTTGATGATCCACAGGAGCTTTGTTGCCTTGACAAACCCAAATTATCTGGTAGTTCTGAGAGTGATCCGACAGTTCTCATAATGCCATCCTAATATTAAACATTAAAATCCATTAGTTGACAGCATCCACGTTGTAAGAAAAAAGAAGTCTTCATAAATACCCCATATGCCTTTATGAGAAGAATAGATCAAGTAACACAGATGGGGAGTACCAAACAAATGATAAACACATAAATCATGATAGAATTGGGAAAACAGGTAACATATATGATCACCAATACTGCATGTTATGAAAACAAGCTCACCTCCAATGATACAACTGGGTAATACCCAAGTAATCTTCTAGCTTTTGAAGTGTTGAAAGTTCTTGTACATGACAAGAAGTATATTGTATCTGGATGCAGAAGTGGAGTGGATAATATTTGAAAACCAAGCCTGTGGTGAATCATATTGGAGAACAAGGCTGCAAACAATAACATCCTGGCAGGAAGATTAATCCTGGGCCTAAAATGGAAGAAAAACCACAGCACATGTTAATTCATGAGTTGCCTTCAAAGAGTAGAGAGAGGGAACGAGGGACAGAGAAATACCTCTGACAACCCATGGCTTGCATTATGCAATTCATAAACTCCCATGTTTTGATAGGTTCATCATTGGTAACAAAAAATGGCTGTAAAATTTTAGGGCGCCAAATTAACCATAAAAGTAAGATTATCGAAATAAGCCTTTTAATCTGTAGAAGTGTACCTTTCCAGCAACAGAAGCTGCATTTGAACACAAAGCTTCCTCAGCGCAAATATTGGCATGGGTCACATTTTCCACGTAGGTGAAGTCAGACATGTTACTGCCACTACCTATTACGAACTGAAAAGAACTGCATAAGAAAGCTAGTATTTCATAGCTCGAAGAGGTCGAGGGTGCCATTCAGAAAATGCACAGGCAGCAATTGTGTCAAATAAATGAAGACTAATAGTTGACACAGAAAAAACAATAAACCCATATTGTATctgccaaaaaaagaaaagcccaATCTGCTCTAGGTCCAGCTCCAGTAGTGAAATATTAAGACTACAGATATCATCCGATTAAGGTAAAGTGGCGCATTCACTAAGAACTATAAGCCAGAACCTACTGGGAGAGTAGCTAATGTAACACCTTACGGATCCATTATTTCATATGGCAAATAAGACTTCTTGATCTTGAATCACTACTGATCACTAAAACAGAGAAATGATAGCTACCAACCAGGTTGTGTTCTAACATACTCTCGTTAGTTGTTACCACATTATTACAGCCACATGTAAATTCAGCATATTATAGCCACATGTAACTCCacactacaaaaaaaaaaaaaaaaaaacaaccctGCGTTGCATCGATGTACCCTTAGATCCACTCAGTTCACTAATCATGTGAATACGAAAACAGATTCTTAATCCCTTGCAATTATATGTAGTTCTTCCAAATAAGAAATAGAGGTGCCAACATCTGAATTTTGAAGAGAAGTAGAACAGAAAACAAGTGAATTGCAGTTTGGAATACCTTGCCAAAGGGAGACCTTGCATATCCAGCAACGAACCTCACTAGGCTCGAATCGCCAGGCCCAAACAGATTGCTCGGCCGCAGCACGCACGTCCGCATCCCGTCCATCCCGTCCGCACCCAGCACCATCATCTCCACCTGCGCCCTCAGCCCGCTCACCGCATTGCCGAACTGCATTCACAACCAAAAAGCAAGCAGCCGTCACTCCACGGCACCACCTCCAAAACCAAGGATCCCAAAGCCGGGCAGATCACGACGAGGAAATGGAATGTTGCGTGTCACCAAACCTTGTCAGGGTAGGGCGCGGAGTCCTCGTCGGCATTGACCACATCccggtcgccggcggcgaccacGTCGGCCGAGCCGGTGTACACCACTCTCCCCACGCCGCACGCGCGGCAGACGGCGAGGAGCCGCCTCGTGCCCTCGACGGCGACGCGgtggagggagaggaaggacCCGTcgctggaggcggcggcggtggggtcCACGTGGAAAACGGCCGCGGCGCCGGAGATGGCAGAAACGATCGCCGCGGGGTCGGAGAGGTCGACGGCTAGGTGGTGGACGAGGTGGGAGGCAGGCGGGGACGAGGATGGGGAGgggtcgacgacgacgacggcggacCAGCGGCCCGAGGCGGCGAGCGCTGCGGCTAGGTGGCGGCCGAGAAGGGTGGAGCGGCCGAAGGTGACGGCGCAGGCGGGCTTGCGCGGGTTCGGGCCGGGCTCGGCGGTCGCCATGGGGGGTGGGGTGGGAGTGGGACGGAGGTGGGTGACAAGGCGAAATGGGGAGGGCACGCGAGGTTTTTGTTTCAAACTTTTTCAGCTgcgtttgtttttgttttttgaaagttaatcttatttttgttttttgaaaattaattaatttgccCCGTAGATACGGTTCTACTCCTATTGATTAGCCACGGTGGAGTCTGGAACATTTTGCTCCGTTTCTCCTGGCATGGCATACGAAGTAACAGATGAATGGGATCCGCATTATCTGATTTTACTTAGTAATTTGTGAGTGTATAAACAGTATTACTGAAATCCTGAATATCTATTTGTGATCTGATGGACGAGTGAACACGAACTACGAATTACTGTAGCATCTAAGCAAAGGATGCAGATCCAGATGAATCAGGTAGAGCCAAAGCAAAGTGACATATGTGCACTACCTGCAACATATACAAATAAAATTGTTTCAGATGATATAATTTTAGGTTTGAGGGTACAGATATGATCAAAACGGATCAATtttaactaaatttttgatttgCCTGGGCCCCTAAGATGAATAATTGCAAATAGACTCGACCAAAGGCTCCAAGATATTCGAGCTCGACTAGAATACGAATGAATCTATCGAGCATGacacatatgtatgtgtatTGAAGCCTAATAGAGTCGATCGAGCTCGAACAGCTCATGGAAATGGAATCCAAGCGTTCTTTTGACAACCCAAAGAATTTTTTTGCCTGGTTGCTTTGCGCGAAAAAAATAGCTCGCTGATATAACCTTTTGACATATTCGGTGACGAACATGTCGATTCGATAACTTGGTCGGCAAAAAAGCTTTCATACGACAGATCCAAAAAGCCATTCGATTGCCAAGGAAGTTTCGACAGAATCATGACGCCTCCTATTTTTGGTGATGCATCGCATCAAGCGTGGTTAATGATTGAACGGGCACTTCTCCAAAATGTGACGTAAAAACCAAGTCTGGCATTTTATGCCATCAAGGAAAGGACCCCCCCCTATAAGGATAAGTACCTTTCATCAGTAGCCTATAAGTGCATTTCCAGGCATTTGTAATGTTGATTCCCTTGCATTGGATTCATGCAATGTCACTGCGTCAGTACAATGCCACTGTAATTCTGTAAAAATAGATCACGAAGACAATGCCTCATGCCAAGTTAACGACGTATTGAACAACAAGAACTGAGATGCA is a genomic window of Phragmites australis chromosome 17, lpPhrAust1.1, whole genome shotgun sequence containing:
- the LOC133897878 gene encoding 3beta-hydroxysteroid-dehydrogenase/decarboxylase-like — encoded protein: MATAEPGPNPRKPACAVTFGRSTLLGRHLAAALAASGRWSAVVVVDPSPSSSPPASHLVHHLAVDLSDPAAIVSAISGAAAVFHVDPTAAASSDGSFLSLHRVAVEGTRRLLAVCRACGVGRVVYTGSADVVAAGDRDVVNADEDSAPYPDKFGNAVSGLRAQVEMMVLGADGMDGMRTCVLRPSNLFGPGDSSLVRFVAGYARSPFGKFVIGSGSNMSDFTYVENVTHANICAEEALCSNAASVAGKPFFVTNDEPIKTWEFMNCIMQAMGCQRPRINLPARMLLFAALFSNMIHHRLGFQILSTPLLHPDTIYFLSCTRTFNTSKARRLLGYYPVVSLEDGIMRTVGSLSELPDNLGLSRQQSSCGSSKADKLLGSGTAADILLWRDEKRTFSFVTVLFLLFYWFLLSDRTFILSAAKFLLVISLALFIHGVLPPQVFGFTVEKVTSDYFEVSHSVVRNSLMCLASAWNRGIGKLRILAEGDDWSTLLKVLAFLYSIKLMLNFQFRVLMGLVLASLFIVFIVYEQCEEEIDSFVAMASDKIKWLADRVAGNLPASLKVYIS